From a single Mycolicibacterium moriokaense genomic region:
- a CDS encoding LpqN/LpqT family lipoprotein, with product MKNLPVATTAGLFAIALSLGLVGCDSSSDTAATTTTSTTSETSTTASPSPLPGNDDDTINDYVTESDIAETPIKPGEPGTPTFDFPIPPGWRDAGDATPEWAYGAIVYDSPIDPNDPPDMYAIASKLTGNVDQAKIFEYAPEELDEMAEFKPSAEPTRGKFGGFDALSYAGTFINDGQKRFVAQKTVVVPATDGLFVLQLNADSSEAEQDAVLDAIKVIDEQTTITPPS from the coding sequence ATGAAGAACCTCCCTGTAGCGACGACGGCGGGTCTGTTCGCGATCGCTCTGAGCCTGGGGCTCGTTGGCTGTGATTCGAGTAGTGACACAGCGGCCACGACGACAACCTCGACGACGAGTGAGACCAGTACGACGGCCTCACCAAGTCCGCTGCCCGGCAACGATGACGACACGATCAACGATTACGTCACCGAGAGCGATATCGCGGAGACGCCAATCAAACCCGGCGAGCCCGGAACCCCAACATTCGACTTCCCAATCCCCCCCGGATGGCGCGACGCCGGCGACGCGACGCCGGAATGGGCCTACGGCGCCATCGTCTACGACAGCCCGATCGATCCGAATGACCCGCCGGACATGTACGCGATCGCCTCGAAGCTCACCGGCAACGTAGATCAGGCGAAAATTTTCGAATACGCCCCGGAGGAGTTGGATGAGATGGCCGAATTCAAGCCATCGGCAGAACCGACGAGGGGCAAATTCGGTGGCTTCGACGCCCTTTCGTACGCAGGCACGTTCATAAACGACGGCCAGAAGCGATTCGTCGCACAGAAGACGGTCGTCGTGCCGGCGACGGACGGTTTGTTCGTCCTGCAACTGAACGCGGACAGTTCCGAGGCCGAACAGGACGCGGTACTCGACGCCATCAAGGTGATCGATGAGCAGACGACCATCACCCCGCCGTCATGA
- a CDS encoding cupin domain-containing protein, giving the protein MTTINGQPLPGVLAPLQEVSTMLDTIEAGGQRVVVIQGVRKAGTRAPIHVHEYGGVTCVLSGTMTPYVEGQQPTPYPAGTCYYMAPNTLMAAVNLGPEDVRLTDTFTLPADAPTITVVEPGWADPNPDDGE; this is encoded by the coding sequence GTGACCACGATCAACGGTCAACCGCTGCCCGGTGTCCTTGCACCGCTGCAAGAGGTCTCAACCATGCTCGACACCATCGAGGCCGGTGGTCAGCGAGTGGTCGTCATACAGGGAGTGCGCAAGGCCGGGACCCGCGCCCCGATCCACGTCCACGAATACGGCGGGGTCACCTGCGTGCTCAGCGGCACCATGACCCCCTACGTCGAAGGCCAGCAGCCGACTCCCTACCCGGCCGGAACGTGCTACTACATGGCGCCGAACACCCTCATGGCCGCCGTCAATCTCGGCCCGGAGGACGTCCGTCTCACCGACACCTTCACTCTTCCGGCCGACGCCCCGACCATCACCGTCGTCGAACCTGGATGGGCGGACCCGAATCCCGACGACGGCGAGTGA
- a CDS encoding cysteine peptidase family C39 domain-containing protein, whose product MTAKPSDGAAVVVDATSIVQSGGNDGSPASGSGTTGIDESNGDIGFVSVTLDALSGDADNQGDVVEYVDTVPSLSAIALESDPSGLDSPLSANGDPLAPPASAMLVGALELVRRDLDQASEVELTSDTPDVTETPLIIDPASNDSNNAALTAAAPPTVVSEPYHLTVEPTSAERTAAFQKDQVKRIEAFTEAQATRKAALEGQLASQYAESPLGALVASAAYVVSELANTAAFVVTEFVNYISFAITEFVHGLQDWFTAPAEFTGLYGEPTLSEQYFRAQSAQNCVLMATAMVIGQLTGTSPTEQEIAEEAGNTPSVVNEGRPMYSGLQTQDGVDVKDAIKLLDMHGISATLTSYGKNEGNLALRAVAIALQQNKAVSVGLHGGTIWNAVENKPLPEGVSASDHQVVVTGIDFDKGIVHLNDSGFGENEQGVNGGINMKVPLDAFMKAWQTDDFETIVAQLKPANTGTSGPASTRISGSDNLFLVDVA is encoded by the coding sequence GTGACCGCAAAGCCGAGCGACGGCGCCGCTGTCGTGGTCGACGCGACGAGCATCGTCCAGTCCGGCGGTAACGATGGCTCCCCCGCGTCCGGCTCCGGTACGACAGGCATCGACGAGTCGAACGGTGACATCGGCTTTGTATCCGTCACGCTGGACGCGCTATCGGGCGACGCCGACAACCAAGGCGATGTCGTCGAATATGTGGACACCGTCCCATCGCTCTCGGCGATAGCGCTCGAGTCCGACCCGTCGGGCCTTGACTCGCCATTGTCTGCAAACGGTGACCCCCTGGCACCGCCCGCGAGCGCAATGCTGGTGGGCGCACTCGAATTGGTGCGCCGCGATCTGGACCAGGCGTCCGAAGTCGAATTGACCAGCGATACCCCGGACGTCACGGAAACCCCGCTGATCATCGACCCTGCGTCGAATGACTCGAACAACGCTGCCCTGACGGCAGCGGCGCCGCCGACGGTGGTCTCGGAGCCGTATCACTTGACGGTGGAGCCCACTTCAGCCGAACGGACCGCAGCGTTCCAAAAGGACCAAGTCAAGCGGATCGAGGCGTTCACTGAGGCGCAGGCCACCCGGAAGGCAGCCCTGGAAGGACAGCTGGCGTCGCAGTACGCGGAGTCTCCGCTGGGGGCGCTCGTCGCAAGCGCGGCGTATGTGGTCTCGGAACTCGCGAACACCGCGGCGTTCGTAGTGACGGAATTCGTCAACTACATCTCGTTCGCCATCACCGAATTCGTCCATGGCTTGCAGGACTGGTTCACCGCCCCGGCCGAATTCACCGGCCTGTACGGCGAACCGACATTGAGTGAGCAGTACTTTCGGGCGCAGTCAGCTCAGAACTGCGTGTTGATGGCGACGGCGATGGTCATCGGTCAACTAACGGGAACCTCGCCAACCGAGCAAGAGATCGCCGAGGAGGCAGGCAACACCCCAAGCGTCGTCAACGAGGGCAGGCCGATGTACTCCGGCCTGCAGACGCAGGACGGTGTCGACGTCAAGGACGCCATCAAACTGCTTGATATGCACGGCATTTCAGCGACCCTCACCTCGTATGGCAAGAACGAGGGCAACCTGGCGCTGAGAGCCGTGGCGATCGCACTTCAGCAGAACAAGGCCGTGTCGGTCGGGCTCCACGGAGGAACCATCTGGAACGCCGTCGAGAACAAGCCGCTGCCCGAGGGGGTCTCCGCTTCGGATCACCAGGTGGTCGTCACCGGCATCGACTTCGATAAGGGGATCGTCCACCTCAACGACAGCGGATTCGGCGAAAACGAACAGGGCGTGAACGGCGGGATAAACATGAAAGTTCCGCTGGATGCCTTCATGAAGGCGTGGCAGACCGACGACTTCGAGACCATTGTTGCGCAGCTGAAGCCGGCAAATACGGGGACTTCGGGACCGGCATCGACCCGTATCTCCGGTTCGGACAACCTATTCCTCGTCGACGTCGCGTAG
- a CDS encoding LuxR C-terminal-related transcriptional regulator, translating to MAPPNDGERSTSVVVVGSHRVVYIGIEEWLHGSHPRIKMIGHFASAAEFAATRRASARDLVVLFDLPCEGGGQDLEALRKICEAGHRVIVYTCLVDDDVVSAARDAGAVGCVARSEPEEVLWAAIYAAQSDRPHVSPRMAQTLDKERRKRPRLSHREQQVLIAWFQTENKNAVAERLYIEPSTVATHLQRVRAKYAAVGRPAPTKAALVARAIQDDILSVDDL from the coding sequence GTGGCACCGCCCAATGACGGCGAGCGGTCGACATCGGTCGTCGTCGTGGGCAGTCACCGAGTGGTGTACATCGGCATCGAGGAGTGGTTGCACGGCAGCCACCCACGCATCAAGATGATCGGCCATTTCGCCAGTGCCGCGGAGTTCGCGGCGACGCGCCGCGCGTCGGCCCGTGACCTAGTGGTGCTGTTCGACCTGCCTTGTGAGGGCGGCGGGCAAGACCTCGAGGCGCTTCGGAAGATCTGCGAAGCTGGCCACCGCGTCATCGTCTACACCTGCCTGGTCGATGACGACGTCGTATCGGCGGCCCGGGATGCCGGCGCCGTCGGATGTGTTGCGAGGTCTGAACCCGAAGAGGTGCTGTGGGCGGCGATCTATGCCGCGCAAAGCGACCGCCCGCACGTCAGCCCCCGAATGGCACAGACGCTGGACAAAGAGCGACGGAAGCGGCCCCGCCTGAGCCACCGCGAACAACAGGTGCTCATCGCCTGGTTTCAGACCGAGAACAAGAATGCGGTCGCCGAGCGGTTGTACATCGAGCCCTCGACCGTGGCGACTCACTTGCAACGAGTACGGGCAAAGTATGCAGCGGTCGGCAGACCGGCCCCCACCAAGGCGGCCCTGGTCGCCCGGGCGATTCAAGACGACATCCTCAGCGTGGACGACCTCTAA
- a CDS encoding alpha/beta fold hydrolase, which yields MFATDKAVPTVGYLDRRVTTSDGVRLAVRDFGRVDAEHTIVLLHGLCLTQDSWAAQVRDLVQRWGNSIRIITYDHRGHGASSSAPMRTYRIGRLAADLANVLSALNVTGALTLVGHSMGGMTALEYIGRPAVHRPVEPRGLVLVATAAGKLAERGIGRLISTPATEMLCEIVERAPRFVTDRAIKSVVKPLSDALLAIPGLDPGARTGLAALPKNTLTTAAGFLLGLKRYDQYDALESITATAVVVSGGMDFATPVSHSDDLADAIADAVHLHVPSAGHMLPQEAPQHVSSAINLALSVTDSAQGSLATVS from the coding sequence ATGTTCGCGACTGACAAGGCAGTGCCGACCGTGGGCTATCTCGACCGCAGAGTGACCACGAGTGACGGTGTCCGGCTCGCGGTTCGCGACTTCGGCCGCGTCGACGCCGAGCACACCATCGTCCTGCTGCATGGGTTATGCCTGACTCAGGACAGCTGGGCGGCCCAGGTCCGCGATCTCGTGCAACGCTGGGGCAATTCGATCCGGATCATCACCTACGACCACCGCGGCCACGGTGCCTCGTCGTCGGCTCCCATGCGTACCTATCGGATCGGTCGGCTCGCCGCCGACCTGGCCAACGTGCTCTCCGCACTGAACGTGACCGGTGCGTTGACGCTCGTCGGGCATTCGATGGGAGGCATGACGGCGCTGGAGTACATCGGACGTCCCGCCGTCCACCGCCCGGTGGAGCCGAGAGGGCTGGTTCTGGTCGCGACCGCGGCGGGCAAGCTCGCCGAGCGGGGGATCGGGCGCCTGATCTCCACACCCGCCACCGAAATGTTGTGCGAAATCGTCGAGCGCGCACCGAGATTCGTCACAGATCGGGCGATCAAGTCCGTCGTGAAGCCACTCAGCGACGCTCTGTTGGCGATCCCTGGCCTCGACCCGGGCGCGCGGACCGGATTGGCTGCGCTGCCGAAGAACACTCTGACGACCGCCGCCGGCTTCCTGCTGGGGCTCAAGCGCTATGACCAATACGACGCGCTCGAGTCGATCACCGCCACGGCGGTGGTGGTCAGCGGTGGAATGGACTTCGCGACCCCGGTGTCGCATTCCGACGACCTGGCCGACGCGATCGCCGATGCAGTGCACCTTCACGTTCCTTCGGCGGGGCACATGCTTCCGCAGGAGGCGCCACAGCACGTCAGCAGCGCGATCAACCTCGCGCTGTCGGTAACGGATAGTGCGCAGGGCTCACTTGCGACGGTCTCGTAG
- a CDS encoding cutinase family protein produces the protein MGAATAATALLHSVPMPAAHAAPCPDAEVIFARGTTELPGVGPTGEAFVRSLQSQVGTKALGVYAVNYPATTDFRTAVDGINDARAHILATAAACPETKIVLGGFSQGAAVMGFVTANVVPDGVADMAVPAPMPLEVADHVAAVALFGKPSARFMRAINDPQIVIGPRYVDKTIDLCVEDDLVCDPDGRSFGVHSRYPEVGMANEGATLAANKLQAIWEAEAAAETPATETPESPEPSAPALLSAIAGQPDASGSTPRPLGPPPGPVPVPSDPAPFAP, from the coding sequence GTGGGCGCCGCAACAGCCGCGACTGCGTTGCTGCACAGCGTTCCCATGCCCGCCGCGCATGCAGCACCGTGTCCTGACGCCGAGGTGATCTTCGCCCGCGGCACTACCGAGTTACCCGGTGTCGGCCCGACGGGGGAGGCGTTCGTCAGGTCGTTGCAGTCTCAAGTGGGGACGAAGGCGCTCGGGGTGTATGCGGTGAATTACCCTGCCACGACTGACTTTCGCACCGCCGTCGACGGTATCAACGATGCGCGCGCTCATATTCTCGCCACGGCTGCCGCTTGCCCTGAAACCAAAATAGTGCTCGGGGGGTTCTCCCAAGGCGCAGCAGTCATGGGCTTCGTCACCGCGAATGTCGTACCCGACGGAGTAGCGGACATGGCGGTGCCCGCGCCGATGCCGCTCGAGGTCGCCGACCACGTCGCTGCGGTCGCGTTGTTCGGCAAGCCGTCGGCACGCTTCATGCGCGCGATCAATGATCCGCAGATCGTGATCGGACCCCGCTATGTGGACAAGACCATCGACCTCTGCGTCGAAGACGACCTGGTGTGCGACCCCGACGGCAGGAGCTTCGGCGTGCACAGTCGCTACCCCGAGGTCGGGATGGCGAACGAAGGAGCGACGTTGGCCGCCAACAAGCTCCAGGCGATCTGGGAGGCGGAGGCTGCGGCCGAAACACCCGCGACCGAAACTCCGGAGTCGCCTGAGCCCTCTGCGCCCGCATTGCTGTCTGCCATCGCAGGTCAACCGGATGCCAGCGGCTCAACCCCCCGGCCACTAGGGCCGCCGCCGGGTCCCGTTCCGGTGCCATCCGACCCGGCGCCCTTCGCGCCCTGA
- a CDS encoding nitroreductase family deazaflavin-dependent oxidoreductase — protein sequence MTEQPKLSPTEWVREQTERILEQGTTDGVQVLDRPIVLFTTTGAKTGAKRYVPLMRVEEDGRYAMVASKGGAPEHPFWYYNVKANPEVTVQDGDKVATMTARELEGAEREHWWKLAVEAYPPYAEYQTKTSRQIPVFVVE from the coding sequence GTGACCGAGCAACCGAAGTTGAGCCCCACCGAGTGGGTCCGTGAGCAGACTGAACGCATCCTGGAGCAGGGCACGACCGACGGTGTGCAGGTGCTCGACCGTCCGATCGTCCTGTTCACCACGACGGGCGCCAAGACCGGCGCGAAGCGCTATGTGCCGCTGATGCGGGTCGAGGAGGACGGCCGGTACGCCATGGTGGCGTCGAAGGGCGGCGCTCCGGAGCACCCGTTCTGGTACTACAACGTCAAGGCGAACCCCGAGGTCACGGTTCAAGACGGCGACAAGGTCGCCACCATGACCGCACGCGAGCTCGAGGGCGCGGAGCGCGAGCACTGGTGGAAGCTCGCGGTGGAGGCGTACCCGCCCTACGCCGAATACCAGACCAAGACGTCACGCCAGATTCCGGTATTCGTCGTCGAGTAG
- a CDS encoding 2OG-Fe(II) oxygenase: MSTNHHPADAGVSVAVGNRWTPSSATESTGGPSQRILNIAELERNAPELHRQFHAAQPFPHLVVDDLIRLDPTAADAFPDSSWPLWNEVDDGYIRNKRFCFEIDRIPEPFKGLIRELNEPPFLRVLEQITGIKQLLPDPYLYGGGIHLSGSGGILTPHTDFHFYRFLNLYRRINVIVYLNEGWTLQDGGCLSFYDKEGHAVDTVVPEWGRAVIFRTDDQSVHGYTDPIADGCWRRSVALFYYTAAPAKDFSGDETTYYRRHGDHHGFGRIARLMIFKAMMAVSRNISIVAHIVNPNMGVPSVKAYLAYVRKAKRERAESVNQEN, translated from the coding sequence ATGAGTACCAACCACCACCCCGCCGATGCGGGGGTCAGTGTGGCTGTTGGAAACCGTTGGACGCCCTCGAGCGCCACCGAATCGACCGGCGGGCCGTCCCAACGAATTCTGAACATCGCCGAACTCGAGCGGAACGCACCCGAGCTGCACCGCCAATTCCATGCGGCACAACCCTTCCCGCACCTGGTGGTCGATGACCTGATACGGCTCGATCCGACGGCAGCCGACGCCTTTCCGGATAGCTCATGGCCTTTGTGGAACGAGGTCGACGACGGCTACATCCGAAACAAGCGGTTCTGCTTCGAAATCGACCGCATTCCGGAACCGTTCAAAGGCCTCATCAGAGAACTCAACGAACCACCGTTCCTGCGGGTGCTGGAACAGATCACCGGTATCAAGCAATTGCTGCCGGATCCTTATCTGTACGGCGGTGGCATACACCTCAGCGGTTCGGGTGGAATCCTCACGCCGCACACCGACTTCCACTTCTATCGGTTCCTGAATCTGTACCGCCGCATCAATGTCATCGTGTACCTGAACGAGGGCTGGACGCTGCAGGACGGCGGCTGTCTCTCGTTCTACGACAAAGAGGGTCACGCCGTCGACACGGTCGTGCCGGAGTGGGGTAGGGCGGTCATCTTCCGCACCGATGACCAGTCGGTGCACGGCTACACCGATCCCATCGCCGACGGCTGTTGGCGGCGATCTGTCGCGCTCTTCTATTACACGGCCGCTCCGGCCAAGGATTTCAGCGGGGACGAGACGACCTACTACCGCCGGCACGGGGACCATCACGGCTTTGGCCGCATAGCACGCCTGATGATCTTCAAGGCGATGATGGCCGTCAGCCGCAACATCAGCATCGTCGCGCACATCGTGAACCCCAATATGGGCGTCCCGTCGGTGAAGGCCTACCTGGCCTACGTCCGGAAGGCCAAGCGCGAACGCGCGGAATCGGTGAATCAAGAGAACTAG
- a CDS encoding serine hydrolase domain-containing protein translates to MATRALRRCGLLMVASALVLASGCGQDSTSRSTSTSTTADKEFDAGVVQRLDDAINKTMDETSIPGAIVGIWGPDGNYVQTYGVADQAGGEPMQTDFYHRIGSQTKTFTVTAVLQLADQGKLGLDDPISKFVDGVPEGDAITLRQLARMQSGLPNYSATSAFQQAFFEDPFQNFTPQQLLDYAFAEPMEFPPGEGFLYCNTNTVLLGLVVEKVSGQSLPDYIHEHITQPLGMSHTSFPTTNAFPKPHAQGYTTQDADNAITTATDWNPSWGWAAGAMISSLEDMHIWVPALATGKLLTPEMQKQRLQTVSPPGTPPGDGYGVGIFNIGGWIGHNGSLPGYQTVGVYLPEKQTTLVIFTNTDIDYQGQEPSTLLAKAITEVITPDHIYTLGEAVEPPDVTPPPSPPTTTKPR, encoded by the coding sequence ATGGCGACAAGGGCGTTGAGACGATGCGGGCTTCTCATGGTGGCATCGGCACTCGTGTTGGCCTCCGGGTGCGGACAGGATTCGACGTCGCGGAGCACGTCGACGAGTACGACGGCGGACAAGGAATTCGACGCCGGAGTCGTCCAGCGACTCGACGATGCCATCAACAAGACGATGGATGAGACGTCGATCCCCGGTGCGATCGTGGGCATCTGGGGTCCCGACGGGAATTACGTGCAGACGTACGGAGTCGCCGACCAAGCAGGTGGTGAACCGATGCAGACGGACTTCTACCACCGGATCGGTAGTCAGACAAAGACGTTCACCGTCACGGCCGTGCTGCAGTTGGCAGATCAGGGCAAGCTCGGGCTCGACGACCCCATCTCGAAATTCGTCGACGGTGTCCCCGAGGGTGACGCGATCACACTGAGGCAGCTCGCGCGCATGCAGAGCGGGTTGCCGAACTACTCCGCGACGAGCGCCTTCCAACAGGCGTTCTTCGAGGACCCCTTCCAGAACTTCACACCACAACAACTGCTCGACTACGCGTTCGCCGAGCCGATGGAGTTCCCGCCCGGAGAGGGATTCCTGTACTGCAACACCAACACCGTTCTGCTCGGCCTGGTCGTGGAGAAGGTCAGCGGTCAGTCGCTGCCGGACTACATCCACGAGCACATCACGCAGCCGTTGGGTATGAGCCACACCAGCTTTCCGACGACCAACGCGTTCCCGAAGCCGCACGCGCAGGGGTACACCACGCAGGACGCCGACAACGCGATAACGACGGCCACCGACTGGAACCCGTCCTGGGGGTGGGCCGCCGGTGCGATGATCTCCTCCCTCGAGGACATGCACATCTGGGTGCCCGCATTGGCGACCGGGAAGCTGCTGACACCGGAGATGCAGAAGCAGCGGCTGCAGACCGTCTCTCCCCCGGGCACGCCGCCCGGCGACGGGTACGGCGTGGGAATCTTCAACATCGGCGGCTGGATCGGACACAACGGCAGCCTGCCCGGCTACCAGACCGTCGGTGTCTACCTCCCCGAAAAGCAAACGACCCTGGTGATTTTCACCAACACCGACATCGACTATCAGGGCCAGGAACCGAGCACTCTGCTGGCCAAGGCGATCACCGAGGTCATCACCCCGGACCACATCTACACGTTGGGCGAGGCAGTCGAACCGCCCGATGTGACGCCACCGCCGTCCCCGCCGACGACCACCAAACCGCGGTGA
- a CDS encoding ClC family H(+)/Cl(-) exchange transporter: protein MSDPAPDPEPDQPDESARGWLLVCVTAVVAGVAIGFIGGAFRWCLETADGLRIDLVDWAHRLPGPGWLVPIAVAALGATLAALIVRWVPLAAGSGIQHVEAVYRGNAEPPLLPVLPAKFIGGVLSIGSGLVLGREGPTVHMGAAIGAESAKRVKLSESDVRMMQTAVGGAGLAVAFNAPIGGTLFSLEEVTKSFRMQTVLATLFAAAAAVGCMRVLLGNESDFHVDRIGAPALVWLPLFVVFGVLTGCLGALYNRLLLWFIDRVGGIRRIPPVAKAAMIGAVIGLAMFVYPHAVGGGDALTQMILAGQDFVLPVVLGVLLVRFVAGPLSYSAAVPGGLFAPLLAVGALWGLLFVGSIDAIWPGYVQSLAIPMALVGMAAFFGATVRAPVTGIVIVIEMTATTSAAIPMLAATAAAVLVANLTGSPPIYDSLRERMSPDVRR from the coding sequence GTGAGCGACCCAGCACCGGACCCGGAACCGGACCAGCCCGACGAATCCGCGCGCGGCTGGCTGCTCGTCTGCGTGACCGCCGTCGTGGCGGGCGTCGCGATCGGCTTCATCGGCGGCGCCTTCCGCTGGTGTCTGGAGACCGCGGACGGGTTGCGCATCGACCTCGTCGACTGGGCGCACCGATTGCCCGGCCCGGGGTGGCTGGTGCCAATCGCCGTTGCGGCGCTGGGTGCGACGCTGGCGGCGCTGATCGTGCGATGGGTGCCATTGGCGGCCGGCAGCGGCATACAGCACGTGGAAGCCGTCTACCGGGGCAACGCCGAACCTCCGCTGCTGCCGGTGCTGCCCGCGAAGTTCATCGGCGGTGTGTTGTCGATCGGGTCCGGGCTCGTACTCGGTCGCGAGGGTCCGACCGTTCACATGGGCGCAGCGATCGGAGCCGAGTCGGCCAAGCGGGTCAAACTCAGCGAGTCCGACGTCAGGATGATGCAGACCGCCGTGGGTGGGGCCGGTCTCGCGGTCGCGTTCAACGCGCCGATCGGGGGCACGCTCTTCTCACTCGAAGAGGTGACGAAGTCGTTCCGCATGCAGACGGTGCTGGCGACCTTGTTCGCGGCGGCCGCTGCCGTCGGATGTATGCGCGTTCTCCTCGGAAACGAGTCGGACTTTCACGTCGACCGTATCGGGGCGCCCGCACTCGTGTGGCTGCCGCTGTTCGTGGTCTTCGGTGTGCTCACCGGATGTCTGGGCGCTTTGTACAACCGGCTGTTGCTGTGGTTCATCGACCGTGTCGGGGGGATCCGGCGCATTCCACCGGTCGCGAAGGCGGCGATGATCGGCGCCGTCATCGGCCTGGCGATGTTCGTCTATCCGCACGCGGTCGGTGGTGGCGACGCCCTGACGCAAATGATTCTCGCCGGCCAGGACTTCGTTCTCCCGGTCGTGCTCGGCGTTCTGTTGGTGCGCTTCGTCGCCGGCCCGCTGTCATATTCGGCCGCGGTGCCGGGAGGCCTGTTCGCACCGCTGCTGGCGGTCGGCGCACTCTGGGGGCTGCTGTTCGTTGGAAGCATCGACGCCATCTGGCCCGGGTACGTGCAATCCCTGGCCATCCCGATGGCCCTCGTCGGCATGGCGGCGTTCTTCGGGGCGACGGTGCGGGCGCCCGTGACAGGCATCGTGATCGTCATCGAGATGACGGCCACCACCTCGGCCGCCATCCCCATGCTCGCCGCCACCGCCGCCGCGGTGCTCGTCGCGAACCTCACCGGGTCACCGCCCATCTACGACTCGTTGCGTGAGCGGATGTCGCCCGACGTGCGGCGCTGA
- a CDS encoding nucleoside deaminase, with amino-acid sequence MADFVQRTIDLARNNVLDGGRPFATVIVRDGEILAESPNLVAQTHDPTAHAEILAIREACQRLGTEHLVGATIYVLAHPCPMCLGSLYYCSPDEVVFLTTRDAYEPHYVDDRKYFELDTFYEEFAKPWQQRRLPMRYEPREDAVDVYRLWQERNGGERRVSGAPRADN; translated from the coding sequence GTGGCCGATTTCGTTCAGCGCACGATTGATCTCGCCCGAAACAATGTGCTCGACGGCGGTCGGCCCTTCGCCACTGTCATCGTGCGGGACGGCGAAATCCTCGCGGAGAGCCCGAATCTGGTCGCACAGACCCACGACCCGACTGCCCACGCCGAGATCCTGGCCATCCGTGAGGCATGCCAGCGCCTCGGTACCGAGCACCTGGTCGGCGCCACCATCTATGTGTTGGCGCACCCGTGCCCGATGTGCCTCGGTTCGCTGTACTACTGCTCGCCGGACGAAGTGGTGTTCCTGACGACCCGCGATGCCTACGAGCCCCATTACGTGGACGACCGCAAGTACTTCGAACTCGACACCTTCTACGAGGAGTTCGCGAAGCCGTGGCAGCAGCGCCGCCTTCCAATGCGCTACGAGCCGCGGGAGGACGCCGTCGATGTGTATCGGCTGTGGCAGGAGCGCAACGGTGGCGAGCGCCGGGTGTCGGGCGCGCCGCGCGCTGACAATTAG
- a CDS encoding STAS domain-containing protein, which produces MDEQLCSEKWVDRVAIVSASGELDMLTAPQLRDAVQSALSQNPAGLIVDLTDVEFLGSAGMQVLMEAHNQTGGTETRFAVVAEGSATSRPLKITGIADLIDLFSSLDEAVENLTA; this is translated from the coding sequence TTGGACGAGCAGCTTTGTAGTGAGAAGTGGGTCGACCGCGTCGCGATCGTTTCCGCGTCCGGAGAACTCGACATGCTCACGGCACCCCAGCTGAGGGACGCCGTTCAATCGGCGCTGAGCCAGAACCCCGCCGGCTTGATCGTCGACCTCACCGACGTCGAATTCCTGGGGTCGGCCGGTATGCAGGTGCTGATGGAGGCGCATAACCAGACCGGCGGCACCGAGACCCGTTTCGCCGTGGTGGCCGAGGGCTCGGCGACCAGCCGACCGCTGAAGATCACCGGGATCGCAGACCTGATCGACCTGTTTTCGTCGCTGGACGAGGCTGTGGAGAACCTCACTGCATGA
- a CDS encoding ATP-binding protein, with protein sequence MTDQPLSNDVDAFARIDAADAHSVARLRHELSQWLRTHVTLDDDKLNDILLAVNEALTNAAEFAYRGQPGTMGVDVHYDDTDRSLVVDVFDHGTWRHVDSGAQPNTRGRGIPLMRALADETTISPSPNGTHVQMRFGDCALVRNKAFASV encoded by the coding sequence ATGACCGACCAGCCTTTGTCCAACGACGTAGATGCCTTCGCCCGTATCGACGCGGCGGATGCGCATTCCGTGGCCCGGTTACGGCACGAACTCTCGCAGTGGCTGCGTACGCATGTCACGCTCGACGACGACAAGCTCAACGACATCCTGCTCGCGGTGAACGAGGCACTGACCAATGCCGCCGAATTCGCCTATCGAGGACAGCCGGGAACGATGGGCGTCGACGTCCACTACGACGACACCGATCGGTCACTGGTCGTCGATGTGTTCGACCATGGGACCTGGCGTCATGTGGATTCCGGCGCCCAGCCGAACACGCGAGGCCGCGGTATCCCGTTGATGCGGGCCCTGGCGGACGAGACCACCATTTCCCCATCGCCGAACGGCACTCATGTGCAGATGCGCTTCGGCGATTGCGCCCTGGTGCGCAACAAGGCCTTCGCCTCCGTGTGA